A genomic region of Mus musculus strain C57BL/6J chromosome 7, GRCm38.p6 C57BL/6J contains the following coding sequences:
- the Olfr1350 gene encoding olfactory receptor 1350, which produces MANLSTVSVFILQGFSAVPALQLLSMAIFLLIYLAAVLGNVSIMIAVTLDSHLHTPMYFFIKHLSLVDLCSTSTTLPRALVATMADTKEISLPACASQLFAFVCFGSLECFLITAMAFDRCLAIYRPLTYGVTMSSQTCVSLVVVAWVSGLLFSTFHMVNTFSLPFCGPNMIDHFFCDIPPLMHLACGDTQGHEAAGFIVSGCVIMTCFALTCLSYVLIVYTVVHIRSAAGRWKAFSTCSSHLATVLLFYGTGSSAYMQPTAHYSPLQGRMAAIFYSILMPTLNPLIYSLRNKDMKAALRKLYPQVPS; this is translated from the coding sequence ATGGCCAATCTCTCCACAGTGTCTGTGTTCATTCTCCAGGGCTTCTCTGCTGTTCCTGCATTACAGTTGCTGAGCATGGCCATCTTTCTTCTCATATACCTGGCTGCGGTTCTGGGGAATGTCTCTATCATGATAGCTGTGACTCTTGACTCCCAtctgcacacacccatgtacttcttcATCAAACACCTCTCCCTAGTGGATCTCTGTTCTACATCCACCACCCTGCCTCGGGCCCTGGTGGCTACCATGGCAGACACCAAAGAGATATCCCTCCCAGCCTGTGCATCTCAACTCTTTGCTTTTGTCTGCTTTGGCTCTCTGGAATGTTTTCTCATCACTGCCATGGCTTTTGACCGCTGTCTAGCCATCTACAGACCCCTGACATATGGGGTAACCATGAGTTCTCAGACCTGTGTGTCCCTGGTAGTGGTGGCCTGGGTCAGTGGACTCCTCTTTTCTACCTTCCACATGGTCAACACTTTCTCCTTGCCCTTCTGTGGTCCCAACATGATTGATCACTTCTTCTGTGACATCCCCCCACTCATGCATCTAGCTTGTGGTGACACCCAAGGCCATGAGGCTGCAGGTTTTATAGTTAGTGGATGTGTCATCATGACTTGCTTTGCCCTCACTTGCCTGTCTTATGTTCTTATTGTATACACAGTGGTTCACATCCGTTCTGCAGCTGGCCGCTGGAAGGCCTTCTCCACGTGTTCCTCCCATCTGGCCACAGTGCTTCTGTTTTATGGCACTGGAAGTTCAGCCTACATGCAGCCCACAGCCCACTACTCCCCACTGCAAGGGCGCATGGCCGCCATATTCTATTCTATCCTCATGCCAACTCTGAATCCACTTATCTACAGCCTCAGAAACAAGGACATGAAAGCAGCTCTGCGGAAGCTTTATCCACAGGTGCCATCCTAG